In Actinoplanes octamycinicus, the genomic window GAAGTGCAAAACAAAGCTGCAGCCAATCCGGGGCGACCTACCCGCTTACTCCACCCCCGACCGCTGACGCCTACGCCGCTCCACCACACCGCGCCGCACCACAGCATGCCGCGCCGTGCCCCCACCACGCCGGGCCTGTCCGCGCCCACCCCGCGCCACGCCTACCCCGCGCCACGCCGGCCACGCCCATCCGCGCCGCACACCGGGTCGGACCGGACCGGGCCAGGCGAAACCGCGCTGCGCACACCACGCTGACCGGGACGAGTCACACCGCGCGGGGCCAGACCGGCACACCGCACCGCGTCCGCCACGCTGGGCCGCGCCGCGCCATGCCAGTGGACTTGCATCGGGTACCCGCGCGCCTGCACCGCCCCGGCCGCGCCGTATCCCCACCCCGCGCCACGCCAGCCACGCCCATCCGCGCCGCACCGCGCCGCGCCGCACACCGGGTCGGACCGGACCGGGCCGGGCGGAACCGCGCTGCGCACACCACGCGAGCCGGGACGAGCCACACCGCGCGGGGCCAGACCGGCACACCGCACCGGACCGCGCCCGCCACGCTGGGCCGCGCCGCGCCATGCCAGTGCACTTGCATCGGGTACCCGCGCGCCTCCACCGCCCCGGCCGCGCCGCTCGCAGACCTCCACCGCTCAAACGGCCCGCACAACCCGCAGACCTACACCGCTGGAGCGCCGCGCCGATCGCACACCACTACCGCCTGCGGCTCCGGCGTCGTAGACCCTCACCACCCTGGCCACTCCAGCTCGCGACTCCCATCCGAGGTCCGCACCAGCCGAAGACCCACGGATCCACACCACCAGAGGACCCACGGAGTCGGAGAGGCCTGGCTTCTCTCCGCCAGCCGGTCCGCAGCCGTGGCCGCTTGCTTCCACGCGTTGCCCTTGAACCCGGCTACTTCTTTCGAGATTCCGTCGGCAGTCGGCCGTCGGTGGCTGACAGCAGCGACTGGCGGCCGTCAGCCGGCAGCCATGGGCCGAGCTTTATCCGCCGGAACAGCTCCGGCCTCGGACGTGCCTCCAAGCTCTCGTATCTGGGGCATTTGCTAGCCCTGCTTCGGAACCGGTCCGTCTTGGCACACTGACCCGGTTCTGAATCGTCCGTGTTCTTCCCTCCAGTAGCTGTTCGGGCAGGCGCCGCCATGTTTCACGTGAAACGGGGTGTGTCGCATGTTCCGCTGCGGCAAACCCGCTGAAGCCAGATAGACAAACGGATGACCTACGCCGGACAGCAACAGGGCTCTAGGCCTTCCCGACGACGCAGGCGGCGGGCCGTGGCCACAGACCGCCGATCGCGCGGGCCGCGAACCCTAGGCCGCGAACCGCAGGCGGCGGGCCGTGGCCACAGACCGCCGATCGCGCGGGCCGCGAACCCTAGGCCGCGAACCGCAGGCGGTACGAGATAGCTGCAGACCTTGAGTCACAGCGATACGCCGCGGGCCGCGAATCTTAGGCTGTGCGCCCTGGACCTTTACACCTGGCCGGCAGCCGTAGATGACTAGCCATGATCCGCGTGCAACGGGCTAACGCCTACCGAAAGCAGGCGGCGGCGAACTGCAGAGGGGTGCCGAAGCACAAGCGGCTTAGAAAGCTCCGAGGTCGGCTCCGGCACGGAACCGTCGGCACTCGCTTGCCGGTTCAAGGAACGCAGCCAGCCACGGTCGAGAGGGCGCTAGCGGAGACCCCGCAGGAAGTGTGCGGCAGGCGGAGTCGACAAGGCGCGGGTGAGACCGAGCGACGGACGCTGAGCACATGGGCCCGAGCGGCGGACGCGCCTCAACGTTGTCCGTCCCGCCACGGGCGCACTCATGGCTTGCCTTGGCGCCCTGTGGGTGGACCCGTTTCACGTGAAACGCGACCTGCCCACTTTGCTCTCCCGATCGCGCAAGAGAGTCGGGCGCTACTGACACGGCTGGAATAACGATCGCCTCGAAGGAGGGCACCCAGAGGGAAGGCCAGGGCCAAGTATCGGTCCGACCCATGCTCAAACGAACCAGCAACGCGGTGGCGAGCCCGGCACGGGCAGCGGGCTCTAAGACGTGGCCGCTAATCAGCAGCAAGCGGCGGGCAGTCCCGGCCATGGTTCCGAGGGCTTGCGCAACGGCTTCAGCCCTAAGCAGTTGGTTGCGCGGGCGGTGATCGCACCCGGTTGGGCCGCGCCTTTCCGAGCCAGCGGTAAAGCCAGATAGCGACCTCCCGCATCCGGCGGAAAGGTCAGAAATGGCGGGCCTTCCCCGGTCCGGCGGGGGTCAGAAATGCCGCGCCTTCTGCGGTCCGGCGGGAAGGTCAGAAGTGGCGAGTCTTCCGTGGTCCGGCGGCCAAGGCTTCAATTAGCGAGCCGCCCACGGGTGGCTGAAGGGTGGTGGCGAACCAGGCGCGGCCGGTAGGGAGCTGGAACCAGGTTAGGGAGGTCGACGGCTCGAGACGAAGGCCCGATGGTTAGGCCGGCCCGCAGTGACCAAGCGCGGTAGGCCGTCGCTTCGGGCAATTCGAGGCGACGGTCCTCTGGAGCCGGACGCGTCGGACACTAGGCCTGCAACACAATGACCGAGCGAAGAACCGGTTGGTCGCCTTCGAGCAGGTCGAGCGGGCGGTGCGCTGACGGCAAATGCGCTGGCGCGAGGCCGGGAGCGGGGTGACTCAAGGGAGAGCCCCGGATGGTCACATTCGATCGGATCAAAAAGGCGGTGCGTTGTAGGTGAACCCGCTGGGCGCTAAGCCGAGACCGAGATGACCGGGCGAACCGGGCGGTTGCCTCTGATCGGTCGAAGTGCGGAACGCTGAGAGGAGAGGCCCGGAACGCTGAGAGGAGAGGCGCGGAACGCTGAGTGGAGAGGTGCGGATCGCTAAAAGGAGAGGTGCGGACCGCTGAGAGGAGAGGTGCCGGATGACGGGCAACTGGAGAGGCGGAGCGATCGTGACGGCTACGGAACGGCGGCCAGCGGGAGAGGCACCCGGCGAAGCTGGAGAAGACGGCACGTTCAACGGGCGGGTCAGGCCAGAGCTGCGGCGGGGGACTGCTTGTGGAGGGCGATGTAGCGGGCATTCCAGGCGATCAAGAGGGTAAAGGTCAGGACGGTCAGGAGGGTGGAGAGGCCGACCATTACGTGGATCGGGAGTAGGTAGACCAAGGCCACTCGGAGGACGGCTTCGGTCAGCAGGCCGGCGCCCCAGACCATGGAGGCAACTCGATGGCCGTGGCGCAGCTCGGGGTTGGTGGCATATTCAGTGGCCAGCTCGGTGGCCTTGGCCGGCATGAAGCTCTGCTGGGCCGACAGAGTCAAAGGCTTGGCGCCGCGCCAGGCGGTGACCACGAACAGGGTGCCGATCACCGCGGACATCGCCGAGTGCTTGATCAGCAGGAAGCGCGGATCGCCGGTTAGCAGAGTGAAGAGCAGCCCCACTCCGAAGACGGCGCCCATCACGATCGAGAAGTGGCTCAGCGACCGGCTCCGGACGGCGACCCAGATCAGGCGGACGCCGGCGGCCACGGTGCCGGCCAGCAGGGCCGCGGTGTCGCCGGCGCCCAGGGCGTGCAGACCGTAATAGGTGAGAACCGGCAAGCCGAGGTCTGCGGCCATCGAGCGGACCATGGCGGTCATACCGGGGTCGAGTCGCATCTTCGAATCTCCTCTGGCTAACCGCTCCTCGGTGGCGGCGATGCATTCATCCTCGCTGCGGAGGCGGCCGCAGCGGGACGACCAAGCCATGGAGACCGGCTGTCAACCACTCGATGGACAGCACCGACTTACACCGCTGGAGATCCGCAGTCCTACGCCGGTTGAGATCTGCCCAGCCCTACACCGTTATGTCGGGCCTAACAAGGTTGTTCAACGAGCCTCAAGCTGCCGACCGCTCAAAGCACCCATATCGGGCGTCAGAAACGTCGCCAACTTGATCCGCTGGCGAAAGAGAAATCCCAGGAGAATGGCTCTGACAGAACCGAAAAACGAAGAAGGCACGCGATCATCCGCGTGCCTTCCACCCCAAACTCGAAACCAAAAACGCTCCAGGACCAACCGGAGGAGGAACCCTCACTCCTCCGCCTCAGCCCGAGCCCCTTCTTCCTCAATCCCAATCATGCCCACTATCCGCTCAAGATCATCAACGGTAGCGAACTCGATCGTGATCTTGCCCTTGTTCCGCCCGATGTCGACCTTCACCCGGGTGTCGAACCGATCCGACAACCGATCAGCCAGATCGTTCAGAGCCGGCGCGTGCACCTTCGCCCGTCGAGCCGGCGCCGCCTTCTTCGCCGGCGCGTCATGCTGCGCCAGCTGAACGATCTCCTCGGTCGACCGGACCGAGAGCCCTTCCTTCACGATCCGCTCAGCGAGCTGCTCCTGGGCCTCACTGTTGCTCAACCCGAGCAGCGCCCGAGCATGCCCGGCCGACAGCACCCCGGCCGCGACCCGCCGCTGCACCTGCGCCGGCAGGTTCATCAGCCGGATCGTGTTCGAGATCTGCGGCCGGCTCCGCCCGATCCGCCGAGCCAGCTCCTCGTGCGAAACCCCGAACTCCTCCAGCAGCTGCGAGTACGCAGCCGCCTCTTCCAGCGGGTTCAGGTTCGCCCGGTGGATGTTCTCCAGCAGCGCGTCCCGCAGCATGGCGTCATCCGGCGTGTCCCGGACGATCGCCGGAATGGTCTCCTTGCCGACCGCCTGGGCCGCCCGCCACCGGCGCTCACCCATGACCAGCTCATAGCGGCCGTCACCGAGCTCCCGGACCACGATCGGCTGCAGGAAGCCGATCTCCTGGATCGAGGTCTTGAGCTCTTCCAGCGCCTCTTCGTCGAAGACGTGACGCGGCTGCTTGGCGTTCGGCTCGATCGACGACACGGGCAGCTCGGCGAACCGTGCCCCGGGCACCGGCGCAAGGTCTTCCTGCGGCGCCAGCACCGGCTCCGGAACCGGCGGCGGCGCCAGCGCGGTAGCCGTCGAGGGCAGCCCGTCCGGCGACACGGCTACCGCGGTTGCCGGAGCGGCCGACACCGGTGCCACGTCGACGCCGTTGTCGGGGGAGGACGGACCGGGAGCCGGCGCCGTGGGGATCAACGCGCCCAGGCCACGGCCCAAGCCACCCCGCGGACGGTTCTTCATTCCGTTCCTCCTGTGTTGACCCCGCGCACCGCGATCTCCAGAGCAGCCTCGAAGTAGCTGGTTGCGCCCCTTGATCCCGGATCGTAGGTCATCACCGACTGGCCGTAGCTCGGAGCCTCCGACACCCGCACGTTCCGGGGAATCACCGCGTTCAGAACCTTGGCTCCGAAGTGATTCCGCACGTCCTGCTCCACGGCGTCGGCCAGGCGGGTCCGCCGGTCGTACATGGTCAGCAGGATGGTGGAGACGTCCAGCGTCGGGTTCAGGTGCTGGCGCACCAGGTTGATGTTGTTGATCAGCTGATTCAGCCCCTCCAGCGCGTAGTACTCGCACTGGATCGGGATGAGGACCTCCTGCGCCGCGCAGAGCGCGTTGACCGTCAGCAGGCCGAGCGACGGCGGGCAGTCGATGAAGACGTAGTCGAACTTCTCCGGGTGCGCGTTGATCGCGCGCTGCAGGCGGGACTCGCGAGCCACCACCGACACCAGCTCGATCTCGGCGCCGGCCAGGTCGATCGTCGCCGGGACGCAGTAGAGATTGGGGATGCCCTCGACGCCCTGGGCCACCTCAGCCAGCGGCACGTTGTCGATCAGGCAGTCGTAGACGTCCGGCACACCGGCGTGGTGCGGCACGTTGAGGCCGGTGGACGCATTCCCCTGCGGGTCCAGGTCGACCACCAGCACCCGGTTGCCATGCAGCGCGAGCGCCACCGCCAGGTTCACCGTGGTGGTCGTCTTCCCGACGCCGCCCTTCTGATTGGCGACGCAAATCACCCGTGGGTGGTCCGGGCGCGGCATGATGATCTCGCCGCTCGGGTTGAGGATCTGCACAGCTCGCAACGCTTCCATGGCCAGGGGCGGATCGTCCTCATCCACGCTCGGCGTTTCACGTGAAACATGCTCGTCGGGCTGAACAGATGCACCAGATACGGGGACAGTAGCGGCGGGCGCCGCCGAAATCGGCGTGGCGGACACTTGCCCGACCGCAGGGGGACCGGACCGAGGTGCCGGCGCGGGTCCACGGAAGTCGTCCGGTTGATGTGGCGCGGGCGCGCCGTAGCCGTAGGAGGCCGACGGGCTGTACCCGCCTGGGCGGGGCTGAGGAACGCCCTGCTCACCGGGGTGCGGTCCGCCCGCGTTCACTCCCGACGACCGGTCGAGAGGCGACTCGGTTTCACGTGAAACACCGTACTCATGCACCGCTTTATCCCTGTTGGCTAGGAATGGGTCGGCCGGTTGATCGCGCGTCCCGGCGGGAGAGATCCGGTCCACACTATCGACGCCTGGCCAGCCTACGGCCGCAGGGCGAGCGTTGCCATCTCCGTACACAGGATGAGTCGAGCGCAACGTCTCGTCCGCATCCTCGGTCGTCCCGACAAAAACCATCACGCCCGACACAAGTCGCAAGGTTCCGCCATACCCGCCAACCTCGCCGGCGTCCGGACCGTCCGCTCCCTCAAGCTCCGCGTCCGAGACACCCCCTTCCGTACGATCACCGCTCGCCCGCCGGAACGCATCCGTCGACGTTTCCCGTGAAACAGGCGCTTCATCGGCCGCGACCCGTCGCAGCGCCACACCCGAGGACCCAAGCGCCCCCACCACAGAAGGCACTGATCCGGCTTCTGACGGCACTGGGGACGAGATCCCTGGGTGCCCTGAGGGTCCCGGCGATACGGCCGACGGGAGGGCCGCTGGGCCCTCACGACTCGGAACCGCGGTAGCACTTGATTCGTCGACCGCGGCGACATCCAGGCTCGCCACCCCGTCCCGCCGCGGTTCCTCGTCCACCGGGCGATCCACAGCCGGCTCCGGGCGTACCTCCAATGGTGTTGATGGCTCGGGGCGCGCCTTGCGCGCATGCCGCTTCCTCGCACCCCGCCTGCCCATCTAACCCCTCCGTCTGTTCCCCCGCCCGCCGCGGCCGCCACCGGAACCCGCAGACCGCCCAGCGCCACCCGAACCCGCCGCCCGACCGGCGCCCGTGGCGCCCCCGGCCCGACGACCACCCGAACCCGCCGCCCGAGCCCGGCCGACCAGAACGTCCCGCTCTTTCACGATCTCGACAACCGTCGCCGGAGGATCGATCAGCCCCGCCCCGCAGAGCCGGATCTCCGGCACCCCGCCGCCGAGCCGCTCCACCGCAATCCGGTTCTCCTCGATCTCCTCCTCCGCCGACGCCCCCTTGAGCGCCAGCAACCTGCCCCCGACCCGAGCCAGCGGCAGGCACCACCCGGCCAGCTTGTCCAGCGCCGCCACCGCCCGCGCGGTGACCACGTCGGCCTCACCGACCTGGCCGAGCACCTCCTCGGCCCGCCCGCGCAGGACCGTGACCCGGTCCAACCCGAGCTCGTCGACCACCTCGGTAAGGAAGGCGGTACGCCGGGCCAGCGGCTCGACCAGGGTGATGCCAAGATCCGGACGAGCCACTGCGAGCACGATACCGGGCAAACCGGCACCAGAGCCCACGTCAACCACCGAAGCGCCGATAGGGAATAACTCGGCCATAACCGCACAGTTCACCAGGTGGCGTTCCCAGATCCGCGGCGTCTCCCGTGGACCGACCAGCCCGCGCAGCACACCCTCGGTCGCCAGCAGCTGTGCGAACTCCCCGGCCAGCGCCAACCGGTCACCGAACACCCGGGCCGCGACATCCGCGATCTCGGCCGGTGGCCGCAGCACGTCGACCGCGGAGACGTCCCGGGACGCCTCGGCCGACGAGGACGGCGCGTTCTGCGCCAGGCCGGGACGGTCCGCGTAGGAGGAAGGGGCGGGGAAAGACGACGGCCCGGGCGTCGCAACGCCCGGGCCGAGGTCACCCGCGCCGAAGCGTGGGTCCGTCATGTCACTCCGCCACGCGAACCACGATGCGCCGGTTCGGCTCGACGCCCTCGGACTCGCTCAGCACGCCCGCGATCGCGTTGACCACGTCGTGCACGCACTTGCGCTCGAAGGCCGACATCGGCTCCAGGCGGACCACCTCGCCGTGCTCCTTGACCTTCTCCACGGCGTTGCGGGCGACCGCGGCCAGCTCCTTGCGCCGGGCCGCGCGGTAGCCACCGATGTCGAGCAGCAGCCGGCTCGGCGAACCGGTGGCCCGGAAGATGGCCAGGCGGGTCAGCTCCTGCAGCGCCTCCAGCGTGGCGCCGCGCTGGCCGACCAGCGGCTGCAGCCGGCCGCCGACCACCTCGACCATCGGACGGCCGGCGGAGACCAGCTCGTCGATGTCGCCGTCGTAGTCGAGGATGTCCAGCAGCCCCTCGACGTAGTCCGCGGCGATCTCGCTCTGCCGGAACAGGTCGCTGTCCGACGCGACGCTCTCCGACTTCTTCGTCTCCGCCGAGCTCTCGTCCGCCGGGGACGCCGGGGACGCCGGCGCCGCAGCCGACGCGGCCGCGTCCGTTTCCGGAGCGGACGAGTCGGAAGCAGGAGGAGTAGAAGCGGGGGGAGTACTGGTGTCGGTCACGGTCTCATCTCCGTTGTCACTCGGGCCGGACCGAGATCGGTCCGCTGTTTCCCGCGCCGCCGCCATGGGGACGTGTCGCGGGGAGGTCGGTAGCAAGGGGAGCGCGCGGGACCCGGTCAGCCGGGCCCCGCGCCGCGATCATCCCTTGGGT contains:
- the rsmG gene encoding 16S rRNA (guanine(527)-N(7))-methyltransferase RsmG; protein product: MTDPRFGAGDLGPGVATPGPSSFPAPSSYADRPGLAQNAPSSSAEASRDVSAVDVLRPPAEIADVAARVFGDRLALAGEFAQLLATEGVLRGLVGPRETPRIWERHLVNCAVMAELFPIGASVVDVGSGAGLPGIVLAVARPDLGITLVEPLARRTAFLTEVVDELGLDRVTVLRGRAEEVLGQVGEADVVTARAVAALDKLAGWCLPLARVGGRLLALKGASAEEEIEENRIAVERLGGGVPEIRLCGAGLIDPPATVVEIVKERDVLVGRARAAGSGGRRAGGATGAGRAAGSGGAGRSAGSGGGRGGRGNRRRG
- a CDS encoding ParB/RepB/Spo0J family partition protein, which codes for MKNRPRGGLGRGLGALIPTAPAPGPSSPDNGVDVAPVSAAPATAVAVSPDGLPSTATALAPPPVPEPVLAPQEDLAPVPGARFAELPVSSIEPNAKQPRHVFDEEALEELKTSIQEIGFLQPIVVRELGDGRYELVMGERRWRAAQAVGKETIPAIVRDTPDDAMLRDALLENIHRANLNPLEEAAAYSQLLEEFGVSHEELARRIGRSRPQISNTIRLMNLPAQVQRRVAAGVLSAGHARALLGLSNSEAQEQLAERIVKEGLSVRSTEEIVQLAQHDAPAKKAAPARRAKVHAPALNDLADRLSDRFDTRVKVDIGRNKGKITIEFATVDDLERIVGMIGIEEEGARAEAEE
- a CDS encoding Jag family protein encodes the protein MTDTSTPPASTPPASDSSAPETDAAASAAAPASPASPADESSAETKKSESVASDSDLFRQSEIAADYVEGLLDILDYDGDIDELVSAGRPMVEVVGGRLQPLVGQRGATLEALQELTRLAIFRATGSPSRLLLDIGGYRAARRKELAAVARNAVEKVKEHGEVVRLEPMSAFERKCVHDVVNAIAGVLSESEGVEPNRRIVVRVAE
- a CDS encoding VC0807 family protein — its product is MRLDPGMTAMVRSMAADLGLPVLTYYGLHALGAGDTAALLAGTVAAGVRLIWVAVRSRSLSHFSIVMGAVFGVGLLFTLLTGDPRFLLIKHSAMSAVIGTLFVVTAWRGAKPLTLSAQQSFMPAKATELATEYATNPELRHGHRVASMVWGAGLLTEAVLRVALVYLLPIHVMVGLSTLLTVLTFTLLIAWNARYIALHKQSPAAALA
- a CDS encoding ParA family protein; translated protein: MNAGGPHPGEQGVPQPRPGGYSPSASYGYGAPAPHQPDDFRGPAPAPRSGPPAVGQVSATPISAAPAATVPVSGASVQPDEHVSRETPSVDEDDPPLAMEALRAVQILNPSGEIIMPRPDHPRVICVANQKGGVGKTTTTVNLAVALALHGNRVLVVDLDPQGNASTGLNVPHHAGVPDVYDCLIDNVPLAEVAQGVEGIPNLYCVPATIDLAGAEIELVSVVARESRLQRAINAHPEKFDYVFIDCPPSLGLLTVNALCAAQEVLIPIQCEYYALEGLNQLINNINLVRQHLNPTLDVSTILLTMYDRRTRLADAVEQDVRNHFGAKVLNAVIPRNVRVSEAPSYGQSVMTYDPGSRGATSYFEAALEIAVRGVNTGGTE